A portion of the Achromobacter sp. MFA1 R4 genome contains these proteins:
- a CDS encoding aldo/keto reductase — protein MKYTTFGKTGLQVSQVALGTGNFGTGWGHGADPDTAEAIFNSYSDAGGNFIDTADVYQFGQSEELLGNLLQGRREDFVLTTKFTRGAAPNANRLVTGNSRKAMVASLEASLKRLKTDRIDIYWVHWPDHVTPTEEIVRGFEDLARAGKILYAGMSNFPAWRLARAATLAELTRTVPIAAAQFEHSLVRREAEADLFPAANALGLGVVTWSPLGGGVLTGKYREGAKGRAEAFGGNVFQPENSPQRTAVLDTVIAIANDLGVTPSQVAIAWAGTHGSIPILGPRSNEQLQDNLGALTVDLSADQIARLDAVSSLSEATRVRTPIAWGAAASTAVA, from the coding sequence ATGAAATACACCACATTTGGCAAGACAGGCCTTCAGGTTTCGCAAGTCGCGTTGGGCACAGGCAACTTCGGGACCGGCTGGGGGCATGGCGCCGATCCGGATACGGCCGAAGCCATCTTCAACAGCTACAGCGATGCCGGCGGCAACTTCATCGACACGGCGGATGTCTACCAGTTCGGCCAGTCCGAGGAACTGCTCGGAAACCTGCTTCAAGGGCGACGCGAGGATTTCGTGTTGACGACGAAGTTCACACGCGGCGCGGCACCCAACGCGAATCGTCTTGTGACAGGAAACAGCCGCAAAGCGATGGTTGCGTCGCTTGAGGCAAGTCTCAAGCGGCTGAAAACAGACCGCATCGACATCTATTGGGTGCACTGGCCGGATCACGTGACGCCCACCGAAGAGATCGTGCGCGGCTTCGAAGATCTGGCTCGGGCGGGCAAGATCCTGTATGCCGGAATGTCGAATTTTCCGGCGTGGCGCCTCGCCCGTGCCGCGACGCTGGCCGAACTGACCCGCACCGTTCCCATTGCCGCCGCGCAGTTCGAGCACAGTCTGGTGCGCCGGGAAGCCGAGGCCGATCTGTTCCCTGCCGCCAACGCATTAGGCCTGGGCGTCGTGACATGGTCGCCGCTGGGCGGCGGCGTGTTGACGGGCAAATACCGCGAGGGCGCAAAGGGTCGCGCGGAAGCCTTCGGAGGCAACGTGTTCCAACCAGAAAACTCGCCTCAGCGCACGGCGGTGCTTGACACCGTCATTGCCATCGCCAACGACCTGGGCGTTACGCCAAGCCAGGTCGCCATTGCGTGGGCGGGCACGCACGGCTCCATTCCGATCCTCGGTCCACGCTCGAACGAGCAGTTGCAGGACAATCTGGGTGCGCTGACGGTGGACCTCTCCGCCGATCAGATTGCGCGCCTGGATGCGGTGAGCAGCCTGTCGGAAGCCACGCGGGTGCGGACAC
- a CDS encoding acetyl-CoA C-acetyltransferase codes for MSKPEIVLCAPVRTPIGAYGGTLKETPAPELGAAVVRETLRRSGLAADKIDAVVLGNVIQAGVKMNPARQAAIGGGLPVTVPALTVNRVCGSGAQAIASAALEIAAGYANAVIAGGMENMDQAPHLVPGGRWGVRMGDALMLDSMLRDGLNDAFSGQHSGWHTEDLVSQHEITREDQDRWAARSQQRFSAAQAAGKFDDEIAAIELASRKGTIRFERDETNRPDTTVDTLARLKPAFRKEGTITAGNAPGLNSGAAALIVAERGYAEAQGLQPWARLASFGVAAVEPGLFGLGPIPAVKLALARAGWTHTDIDRIEINEAFAAITLACLRELSLPEEIVNVEGGAIAHGHAIGATGAVLTTRLMHSMRRDGVRRGVVTLCIGGGQGIALALEAL; via the coding sequence ATGAGCAAACCTGAAATCGTCTTGTGCGCACCGGTTCGCACACCCATCGGCGCCTACGGCGGCACGCTGAAGGAAACCCCTGCGCCCGAACTGGGTGCGGCGGTGGTGCGCGAAACCTTGCGCCGCTCGGGCTTGGCCGCCGACAAGATCGATGCCGTCGTGCTGGGCAACGTCATCCAGGCCGGGGTAAAGATGAACCCTGCCAGGCAGGCTGCGATTGGCGGTGGCCTGCCCGTCACGGTGCCCGCATTGACAGTGAATCGCGTCTGCGGTTCCGGGGCGCAAGCCATCGCCAGTGCCGCACTCGAGATCGCGGCGGGCTATGCCAACGCGGTGATCGCCGGCGGCATGGAGAACATGGATCAGGCTCCCCATCTGGTTCCAGGCGGGCGCTGGGGGGTCCGCATGGGCGATGCGCTCATGCTTGACAGCATGTTGCGCGACGGACTGAACGACGCCTTCAGCGGCCAGCATTCCGGTTGGCATACGGAAGACCTGGTCAGCCAACATGAGATCACTCGGGAGGATCAAGATCGCTGGGCCGCGCGTTCACAGCAGCGCTTCAGCGCCGCGCAAGCCGCAGGCAAGTTCGACGACGAGATCGCCGCCATCGAGCTTGCCAGCCGCAAGGGCACGATTCGGTTCGAGCGTGACGAAACCAATCGTCCCGATACCACGGTGGACACGTTGGCCAGGCTGAAGCCGGCATTTCGCAAAGAGGGCACGATCACGGCAGGCAACGCCCCGGGGCTCAACAGCGGTGCCGCGGCGCTGATCGTCGCCGAGCGCGGTTACGCCGAAGCTCAAGGGCTACAGCCCTGGGCCAGGTTGGCTTCATTCGGCGTGGCCGCCGTGGAACCCGGGTTGTTTGGGCTGGGGCCGATCCCGGCGGTCAAGCTTGCACTGGCCCGCGCGGGCTGGACACACACAGACATCGACCGCATCGAGATCAACGAGGCCTTTGCAGCGATCACCTTGGCGTGCCTGCGCGAACTGAGCTTGCCGGAGGAGATCGTCAACGTCGAAGGCGGCGCAATCGCCCACGGACACGCCATCGGCGCCACGGGCGCGGTACTCACCACGCGGCTCATGCATTCGATGCGCCGCGATGGGGTCAGGCGCGGCGTGGTGACCTTGTGCATCGGTGGCGGCCAGGGCATTGCTTTGGCGCTCGAAGCGCTCTAG
- a CDS encoding MaoC family dehydratase — protein MTFLYLEDLEPGQRYPGTTRIRIDESGIKRFASEFDPQPFHLDQTDAAASIFRGLAASGWHTAAVTMRLLVNSEFKPAGGIVGAGIDELRWPRPVRPGDELRVESEVLEVRPSKSRPAQGLVKVRTSTFNQDGEVVQTSVSNLVVLRRTTPSNNP, from the coding sequence ATGACATTCCTGTACCTGGAAGATCTGGAGCCCGGCCAGCGATACCCTGGAACCACGCGTATCCGCATCGACGAAAGCGGTATCAAGCGCTTCGCGTCCGAGTTCGATCCCCAACCCTTTCATCTCGATCAGACCGACGCGGCGGCGTCGATCTTTCGCGGCCTGGCCGCCAGCGGCTGGCACACCGCCGCCGTGACCATGCGCCTGCTGGTGAACAGTGAGTTCAAGCCCGCGGGCGGCATCGTCGGGGCTGGCATCGACGAATTGCGCTGGCCGCGGCCCGTGCGTCCCGGCGACGAACTCCGCGTGGAAAGCGAAGTGCTCGAGGTCAGACCATCGAAATCCAGGCCGGCGCAAGGACTGGTCAAAGTACGGACGAGCACATTCAACCAAGACGGCGAAGTCGTACAGACCTCGGTGAGCAACCTTGTCGTACTGCGCAGGACGACGCCGTCGAACAATCCCTGA